The genomic DNA GCTCAGCACGATCTCCCGTCGGTGCGGCCGGTCGCGGTGCTCGATCAGGTAGATCCCCTGCCACGTGCCGAGCGCCAGCGCCCCGCCGACCAGCGGGATGGTCAGGGCCGAATCGGTGACCAGGGTGCGGATATGGGCCGGCATGTCGTCCGGCCCCTCGGCGCCGTGGACGTAGCCGGCCTGCCGCGGCGCGAACCCGTCCAGCGCGGTCATCAGGTCGGTCTGGACGTCGGGGTCGGCATTCTCCTGGATGGTCAGCGAGGCCGAGGTGTGCCGGCAGAACACCGTGACGAGCCCGTCCCGGACGCCGCTGCCGCGCACGAACTCGGCCACCGCCGCGGTGAAATCCGTGAAGCCCGGCCCCGGGGTCGCGACGGTGAGGCGGCCGCTGGCGTGGCGCGCCACCGGGCCGGAGGCCAGCGCCTCGACCGGCCCGATCCTGCCCTCCCGGCCGTGTCCCTGCCTCATGCGGTCTTCTCCATCAGCGTCGCGCCCGGCGCGATCTCGCGCTCGCCCCGGGCGAGGATCCGTTCGAGCACGTCGATCCGGTCGGCCTCCGCGGGCGGCTTGTCCCAGCGGATGCGGCTGACCCGGGGGAAGCGCATGGCCACGCCCGACTTGTGCCGGGTCGAGCGCTGCACGCCCTCGAAGGCGATCTCGAGGACGAGCCCGGCCTCGCGGCCGTGGGCGACCTCGCGCACCGGGCCGAAGCGCTTGGTGGTGTTGTTGCGGACGTAGCGGTCGAGCTTGGCGAGCTCGGCGTCGGTGAAGCCGTGATAGGCCTTGCCCACCGGCACCAGCTCGTCGCCGCCCTCGGGCGCCTCCCGCCAGACCCCGAACGTGTAGTCCGAGTAGAAGGACGAGCGCTTCCCGTGCCCGCGCTGGGCATACATCATCACGGCGTCGACGATGTGCGGCTCGCGCTTCCACTTCCACCACGGCCCCTTGGGGCGTCCCGGCAGGTAGGGGCTGTTGAGGCGCTTGAGCATCACGCCCTCGATGGCGTCGGCATCCGCGCCGGCGCCCACCGAGGCCG from Methylobacterium radiotolerans JCM 2831 includes the following:
- a CDS encoding secondary thiamine-phosphate synthase enzyme YjbQ — protein: MRQGHGREGRIGPVEALASGPVARHASGRLTVATPGPGFTDFTAAVAEFVRGSGVRDGLVTVFCRHTSASLTIQENADPDVQTDLMTALDGFAPRQAGYVHGAEGPDDMPAHIRTLVTDSALTIPLVGGALALGTWQGIYLIEHRDRPHRREIVLSVLGA